The Glycine soja cultivar W05 chromosome 6, ASM419377v2, whole genome shotgun sequence genome has a window encoding:
- the LOC114414417 gene encoding uncharacterized protein LOC114414417 encodes MDRLLSSPSPPSFTFLTRFESATARFIFTRSHSHLKRVTSICCQHANPSPFTPFLASSNHPNTFPSISSPSVRSTPESHSLNQIKTGAFQKPKVITARTLVILSALAMILIQPAIAPAAFATFQTAAKTGGPAAAVGRKLIHTELLSSAWTGFLAGCLHTLSGPDHLAALAPLSIGRTRMESAAVGALWGCGHDAGQVLFGLIFLILKDQLHIEIIRTWGTRVVGLTLLIIGALGIKEASEVHAPIVALESDECNVNVYESLDNPTVGKKKIGFATFATGIVHGLQPDALMMVLPALALPSRLAGAAFLIMFLIGTVIAMGSYTVFIGSCSQALKDRVPRITEKLTWASSLIAIALGLAIIISQFFGFHLY; translated from the exons ATGGATAGGCTTCTATCATCGCCTTCACCCCCTTCTTTCACATTTCTCACTCGATTCGAATCTGCAACTGCAAGATTCATTTTCACACGTTCTCATTCTCACTTGAAGCGGGTCACCTCAATTTGTTGCCAGCATGCTAATCCATCTCCTTTCACTCCCTTTCTCGCTTCTTCCAACCACCCCAATACTTTTCCATCCATTTCCTCTCCTTCAGTTCGCTCCACACCCGAATCCCATTCTCTCAATCAAATCAAAACTGGGGCTTTCCAAAAACCAAAG GTAATAACAGCTCGGACGCTTGTAATACTTTCTGCTCTTGCTATGATCTTAATCCAACCAGCTATTGCACCAGCAGCTTTTGCTACCTTTCAAACTGCTGCCAAGACTGGTGGTCCTGCTGCTGCAGTTGGTAGAAAACTAATCCATACTGAGCTCCTAAGTAGTGCTTGGACTGGTTTCTTAGCTGGCTGCTTGCACACCTTATCAGGGCCTGACCACCTAGCTGCCTTGGCTCCATTGTCAATCGGTCGAACACGAATGGAGAGTGCTGCTGTTGGAGCCCTTTGGGGTTGTGGCCATGACGCCGGTCAGGTTCTTTTTGGGTTAATATTTCTTATCCTCAAGGATCAACTCCATATTGAAATTATCCGAACTTGGGGCACCAGAGTGGTGGGTCTTACTCTGCTAATAATTGGTGCTTTGGGAATTAAAGAAGCTTCAGAAGTACATGCCCCAATTGTTGCATTAGAAAGTGATGAATGCAATGTCAACGTGTATGAATCACTTGATAATCCAACAGTAGGCAAAAAGAAGATAGGTTTTGCTACTTTTGCAACAGGGATAGTCCATGGCCTGCAACCAGATgcattgatgatggtgttgCCTGCCCTTGCTTTGCCTTCACGTTTAGCTGGTGCTGCGTTTCTCATCATGTTCTTAATTGGAACTGTAATTGCAATGGGAAGTTATACTGTGTTTATAGGCTCGTGTAGCCAGGCACTGAAGGATAGAGTACCTAGGATAACCGAGAAACTCACTTGGGCTTCTTCCCTTATTGCAATAGCCCTCGGATTGGCTATCATTATTAGCCAGTTTTTTGGGTTTCATCTGTATTAa
- the LOC114414419 gene encoding probable BOI-related E3 ubiquitin-protein ligase 3: MAIEAQLFPNNAPPFPFYGSKNLMADNSQAAYGHRQQPVEQHHAWQMNQNMSLVDPNFSCFSNSNVHHYALHKNVIQPLASYPQSLAIVFDQQREIDHCIRSQNEKLSILLQEQRKQHVSELLKKVEANALHLLRQKDEEIAQATKKTTELKEFLTRLEVENQSWRKVAEENEAMVLSLHNTLEEMKERALYRVTAEDAESCWDENMRNRAMEEGTGENRLCRGGGVEEVEQIRKRTMDCKCCNSQKSCFMILPCRHLCSCKTCEPFLQVCPVCSMPKKSSIETLIV; encoded by the exons ATGGCCATTGAAGCACAGTTGTTTCCCAACAATGCTCCTCCGTTTCCGTTTTATGGGTCAAAGAATTTAATGGCAGACAATTCTCAAGCAGCATATGGTCATAGGCAACAACCAGTAGAACAACATCATGCCTGGCAGATGAATCAGAACATGTCTCTTGTTGATCCCaacttttcttgtttttctaaTTCCAATGTCCACCACTACGCCCTCCATAAGAACGTTATTCAACCTTTAGCCTCATATCCTCAAAGCTTGGCTATTGTGTTTGATCAACAGAGGGAGATTGATCACTGTATCAGATCACAG AATGAAAAATTGAGTATTTTGTTGCAAGAGCAAAGGAAACAGCATGTGTCAGAGTTATTGAAGAAGGTGGAAGCGAATGCTCTTCATTTGTTGAGACAGAAAGATGAAGAAATAGCCCAAGCAACAAAGAAAACCACTGAGTTGAAAGAATTTCTGACAAGGTTGGAGGTGGAGAACCAATCATGGCGGAAGGTAGCCGAGGAAAACGAGGCTATGGTACTGTCTCTTCATAACACCTTAgaagagatgaaagaaagagcTCTGTATAGGGTGACAGCAGAGGATGCAGAGTCGTGTTGGGATGAAAACATGAGAAACAGGGCAATGGAAGAAGGAACGGGAGAAAACAGATTGTGCCGTGGTGGTGGGGTGGAAGAGGTTGAACAAATTAGGAAAAGGACAATGGATTGCAAATGTTGTAATTCTCAAAAATCGTGTTTTATGATTCTTCCTTGCAGGCACCTCTGTTCGTGTAAAACTTGTGAGCCTTTTCTGCAAGTTTGTCCTGTCTGTAGTATGCCTAAAAAGTCCAGTATAGAGACTTTAATTGTATAG